From the genome of Gryllotalpicola protaetiae:
GTCGTCGACCTGGCGGAAGTACTCGTCGGTGTAGGTCACGTGCTGGACGAGCGACGACTGGACGCCCCACACGAGCGCCATGCGGCGCTGGATGGCGGGATCGGTCGAGAAGGCGTGCATCGGGATGCGGTGGCGCAATCGCGACATGCGGCGCGCGGTGTCGCCGGACTCGGTGAAGATGCACACGAACTTGGCATCGACGAACTCGGCCACTTCGGCGGCAGCGAGCGTGATCGCACCGCCCTGGGTGCGCGGCTTCGTGCCGAGCGGGGGCACGCGCTCAAGGCCGTGCTCCTCCGTCGACTCGATGATGCGGGCCATGGTCTGCACGGTGATGGTCGGGAACTCGCCGACGCTCGTCTCGCCGGAGAGCATGACGGCGTCTGCGCCGTCGAGGATCGCATTGGCGCAGTCGGATGCCTCGGCGCGCGTCGGCCGCGGGCTCGAGATCATCGACTCAAGCACCTGGGTGGCGACGATGACGGGCTTCGCCATGCGGCGCGCCAGCTCGATGGCGCGCTTCTGCACGATCGGGACCTGCTCGAGCGGCAGCTCGACGCCGAGGTCGCCGCGGGCGACCATGATCGCGTCGAAGGCGTCGATGATCTCCTCGAGGGCATCCACCGCCTGCGGCTTCTCGATTTTGGCGATCACGGGGACCTTGCGGCCCTCTTCGGCCATGATCTCGTGAACGCGGTCGATGTCCTTCGCGTTGCGCACGAAGGACAGCGCGATGTAGTCGGCGCCGAGGCGCAGGCCCCAGCGCAGATCGGCCTCGTCCTTCTCGCTGAGCGCGGGCACGTTGACCGCGACGCCGGGCAGGTTGATGCCCTTGTTGTTCGACACGGCGCCGGGGACGGTGACCTCGGTGACGACGCGCGGGCCGTCGACAGAGACGACCCGCAGGCCGACCTTGCCATCGTCGATGAGCAGCGGGTCGCCCGGCTTCACGTCCTGCGGGAGACCCTTGAACGTCGTTCCGGAGATCTCCTGGTTGCCGACGATGTCCTCGGTGGTGATCGTGAAGGTGTCGCCCTCGCGCAGGTCGTACGGGCCCGCCTCGAACTTGCCGAGGCGGATCTTCGGACCCTGCAGGTCGACCATCACCGCGACCGGCTTGCCCAGGTCGTCCGCCGCCTTGCGCACGTTGGCGTAGACGCCCTCATGCACGTCGTAGCTGCCGTGGCTCAGGTTCATGCGGGCCACGTCGACGCCGGCCTCGATGATGGCGCGGATCGCCTCGTAGCTCGAAGTTGCGGGGCCGAGTGTTGCGACGATCTTGGCGCGTCTCATGATCTACCGTGTTCAGCTTTCTGGACTCGTGTCGGATTGCGTGCGGAGGGCGGGGCGATCGCCTTCAGCGCATTTACAGGCTAATGCCTCGCTCCGTCGCCTTGATAGGCGAAGGGAGCTCGGTGTCGCCCTCGAGGTACCGGTCGACGGCCGCCGCCGCCGCGCGGCCCTCGGCGATCGCCCAGACGATGAGCGACTGGCCGCGGCCGGCGTCGCCTGCGACGAACACGCCAGGCTCCGCGGTCGCGTAGTCGGCGTCGCGCACGGTGTTGCCACGACCGTCGAAGCGCAGGCCGAGCTGGTCGGCGAGGAACTGCTGCTCGGGGCCGGTGAAGCCGAGGGCGAGCAGCACGAGGTCCGCGGGGATCTCGCGCTCGGTGCCCGACTTCGGCACGCGGCGGCCGTCGACGAACTCGGTCTCGGCGACGCGGATCGCGCGCACCTCGCCGGCGTCGTTGCGCAGGAACTCGACGGTCGAGGCGAGGAACTCCCGCTTGCCGCCCTCTTCGTGCGCGCTCGAGACCTCGAACAGGCGCGGGTCCATCGGCCACGGCTCGTGCTCTGCGCGCTCGAGCGGCGGGCGGGTGCCGATGGCGAGATTGGTGACGGATGCCGCACCCTGCCGGTGCGCCGTGCCGATGCAGTCCGCGCCGGTGTCGCCGCCGCCGATCACGATGACGTGCTTGCCCTCGGCGGTGATCTGGTTCGCGACGGTGTCGCCCGCGCCCGCGCGGTTCTGCTGGGTGAGGTACTCCATGGCGAAGTGCACGCCGGGCAGGTCGCGGCCGGGGATCGGCAGGTCGCGCGGCACCATCGCGCCGGTGGCGACGACGATCGCGTCGTAGCGGGTGCGCAGCTCGTCCCACGTGATGTCGGTGCCGATGTCGATGCCGGCGCGGAAGCGTGTGCCCTCCGCCGTCATCTGGGCGAGGCGCTGGTCGAGGCGCTTCTTCTCGAACTTGAAGTCGGGGATGCCGTAGCGCAGCAGGCCGCCGATGCGGTCGTCGCGCTCGTACACGGCCACGGTGTGGCCGGCACGGGTGAGCTGCTGCGCGGCGGCGAGGCCCGCGGGGCCGGAGCCGACGACCGCGACGGTCTTGCCGGTCAGGCGCTGCGGCGGGTTCGGCTCGACCCACCCTTTGCTCCACGCCTCGTCGATGATCGAGATCTCGACCTGCTTGATGGTCACGGCGGGCTGGTTGATGCCGAGCACGCATGACGACTCGCAGGGCGCAGGGCACAGGGTCCCCGTGAACTCGGGGAAGTTGTTGGTCGCGTGCAGCCGCTCGATGGCCTGGTGGCCCTCGCCGCGCCAGGTGAGGTCGTTCCACTCGGGGATCAGGTTCCCGAGCGGGCAGCCGCGATGGCAGAAGGGCACACCGCAGTCCATGCAGCGGCCGGCCTGGCGGCGCAGCTGGGTCGGGTCGCCCTGTTCGTAGACCTCTTTCCAGTCCATGAGGCGCACCGACACGGGCCGCCGCTTGGGCAGCTCGCGCTCGGTGGTCTTCAGGAATCCCTTGGGGTCAGCCATTGGTCGTCGCCTCCAGAATGCGGGTCCAGACGACGTCGCCGTCGGGGTCGAGACCCTCGCTGACCGCCTGCTGCCGTGTCTCGAGGACGGCGGCGTAGTCGCGGGGCAGCACCTTCACGAATTTGGCGGCGGATGCTTCGAAATCCGCCAGGTGCGCGGCGGCGAGCGGTGAGCCCGTCTCGCTCGCGTGCTTCTCGAGCAGGTCGCGCAGGATCTCGGCGTCGACGCTCTCGAGCGGGAGCAGCCGCAGCTCGCCCGAGGCGAGCGACTGCGCGTTCACCCGGCCCTCGTGCAGCCCATACACGTAGGCGGTGCCGCCCGACATGCCCGCGCCGAGGTTGCGGCCCGTCTCGCCGAGGATCACGGCGAGGCCGCCGGTCATGTACTCGAGCGCATGGTCGCCCACGCCCTCGACGACGGCGGTCGCGCCCGAGTTGCGCACCAGGAACCGCTCGCCCACGATGCCGCGGATGAACATGGTGCCCTGGGTGGCGCCGTAGCCGATGACGTTGCCGGCGATGACGTTCTCTTCGGCGGCGAAACCGGCGGTGGTGCCGGGGCGCACCACGATCTGGCCGCCGGAGAGGCCCTTGCCGACGTAGTCGTTCGAGTCGCCGATGAGGCGCAGCGTGATGCCGGCCGGCAGGAACGCGCCGAACGACTGGCCGGCGGAGCCGGTCAGCGTGACGTCGATCGTTCCTGAGGGCAGGCCGTTCTCGCCGTGGCGCAGCGTGACCTCGTGGCCGAGCATCGTGCCGACAGCCCGCTCCGTGTTCCGGATCGGCAGGTCGAGCTTCACCGGGGTGGCGTTCGCCAAGGCATCCGCCGCGGCCTCGATCAGGTGCACGTCGAAGTGCTTCTCGAGCTCGTGGTTCTGCTGGCGCGCGTTCTTGCGCGGCTCGTCGTCCGAGAACTTCGGGCCGTGCAGGATCGGCGTGAGGTCGAGACCCTCCGCCTTCCAGTGCTCGACGGCACGGTCGACGTCGAGCACCTCGGCGTGGCCGATGGCCTCGTCGATCGAGCGGAAGCCGAGCTCGGCGAGGTACTCACGCACCTCCTGTGCGATGAACTCGAAGAAGTTCACGACGAACTCGGGCTTGCCCGAGAAGCGCTGACGCAGAACGGGGTTCTGCGTCGCGACGCCGACCGGGCAGGTGTCGAGGTGGCACACGCGCATCATGACGCAGCCCTCGACGACGAGCGGGGCCGTCGCGAAGCCGAACTCCTCGGCACCGAGCAGAGCGCCGATGATGACGTCGCGGCCGGTCTTGAGCTGCCCGTCGACCTGCACGACGACGCGGTCGCGCATGCCGTTCAGCATGAGCGTCTGCTGGGTCTCGGCGAGGCCGAGCTCCCACGGGGTGCCGGCGTGCTTCAGCGAGTTGAGGGGCGATGCACCCGTGCCGCCGTCGTGGCCGGAGACGAGGATCACGTCGGACAGCGCCTTCGCGACCCCGGCCGCGACCGCGCCGATGCCGTTCTCGGACACCAGCTTGGTGTGGATGCGGGCGTTCGGGTTCGAGCGCTTCAGGTCGAAGATCAGCTGCTTCAGGTCTTCGATCGAGTAGATGTCGTGGTGCGGCGGCGGCGAGATGAGCCCGACGCCCGCGGTCGCGTGCCGGGTGCGCGCGACCCACGGGTACACCTTCTGCGCCATCAGCTGACCGCCCTCGCCCGGCTTCGCGCCCTGGGCGAGCTTGATCTGCAGGTCCGTGGCGTGCGTCAGGTACATGCTCGTGACGCCGAAACGGCCGGAGGCCACCTGCTTGATCGCGCTGCGGCGCTCGGGGTCGAGCAGGCGGTCGTTGTCTTCGCCGCCCTCGCCCGTGTTCGACTTCGCGCCGAGGCGGTTCATCGCGATCGCGAGCGTCTCGTGCGCCTCCCGCGAGATCGAGCCGTAGCTCATCGCGCCGGTGGAGAACCGCTTCACGATCGACTCGACCGACTCGACCTCGTCGAGCGGCACGGCGGGGCGAAGCCCCTGCTTGAACTTGAACATGCCGCGCAGCGTCATGAGCTGCTCCGCCTGGTCGTCGACGAGCTTCGTGTAGTCGCGGAACACGTCGTAGCGGCGCGTGCGCGTCGAGTGCTGCAGACGGAACACCGTCTCGGGGTTGAACAGGTGCGGGCTGCCGTCGCGGCGCCACTGGTACTCGCCGCCCGTGTTGAGCCGCTCGTGCACGCGCACGGCGCCCTCTTCCGGGTACGCCTGCTGGTGGCGCGACAGGTTCTCGGCGGCGATGACGTCGATGCCGACGCCGCCGAGCTTGCTGACGGTGCCCGTGAAGTAGGTGTCGACGAGCTCCTGCGAGAGACCGACGGCCTCGAACGCCTGTGCGCCGGCATACGAGCCGACCGTCGAGATGCCCATCTTCGACATGATCTTGAGCACGCCCTTGCCGAGCGCCTTGATCAGGTTCTTGACGGCCTTTTCGGTGGTGAGGCCCGTGATCATGCCCGCGTTGACGAGCTCTTCGACGGTCTCCATGGCGAGATACGGATTCACCGCGGAGGCGCCGTACCCGACGAGCAGCGCCACGTGGTGCACCTCGCGCACGTCGCCGGCCTCGACGACCATGCCGACGCGCATGCGGTTCTCGGTGCGGATCAGGTGGTGGTGGACGGCGGAGACCATGAGCAGCGACGGGATCGGAGCCAGGTCCTTGTTCGAGTCGCGGTCGGAGAGCACGATGAACGCCGCGCCGTCTTCGATCGCCTGGTCGACCTCGTCGCACATCTCGGCGAGTCGGTCTTCGAGCGCCTTCTCGCCGGCATCCGGTCGATACAGGCCCTTGATCACCCGCGTGAGCCGCGCGCCGGGCCGCGGGTCGATGTGCTGGATCTTCGCGAGCTCATCGTTGTCGATCACCGGGAAGTCGAGCACGACCTGGCGGGCGTGCTGCGGCGTCGCGCTGAGAAGGTTGAGCTCCGGGCCGAGGCCGAGGCGCATCGAGGTGACGACCTCTTCGCGGATCGAGTCGAGCGGCGGGTTCGTCACCTGCGCGAACTGCTGCGTGAAGTAGTCGAACAGCAGCCGCGGCCGCTTCGACAGCACTGCGATCGGGGTGTCGGAGCCCATGGCGCCGAGCGGCTCCGCCCCGTTCTTCGCCATCGGGGTCAGCAGGATGCGGACCTCTTCCTCGGTGTAGCCGAAGGTGCGCTGGCGGCGGCGGACGGAGGCCGGAGTGTGCACGATGTGCTCGCGCTCGGGCAGGTCGGCGAGGTTGATCGAGTTCTGGAGCCACTCGGCATACGGCTGCTCGGCGGCGAGCTGCGCCTTGATCTCGTCGTCCTCGATGATGCGGCCGGCCTCGGTGTCGACGAGGAACATGCGACCGGGGCGCAGGCGGCCCTTGCGCACCACCTTGGCCGGGTCGATGTCGAGCACACCCGTCTCGCTGCCGAGCACGATCAGCCCGTCGTCGGTCACCAGATAGCGGGCAGGGCGCAGGCCGTTGCGGTCGAGCGTGCCGCCGACGAGAGAGCCGTCGGTGAAGACGAGAGCCGCCGGACCGTCCCACGGCTCCATGAGGGCGCCGTGGTACTCATAGAACGCCTTCCGCGCAGGGTCGATCTCGGTCGCGTTCTCCCACGCCTCGGGCACCATCATCATGACGGAGTGCGGCAGTGAGCGGCCCGCAAGGTTGAGCAGCTCGAGCACCTCGTCGAAGCTCGCCGAGTCGCTCGCCCCCTCGGTGACGATCGGGAATAGCGGGCGCAGGTCGCCGAGCAGCTCCGACTCGAGCTGCGACTGGCGCGCGCGCATCCAGTTGCGGTTGCCCTGCACCGTGTTGATCTCGCCGTTGTGCGCGAGCATGCGGAACGGCTGCGCGAGCGGCCACGACGGGAAGGTGTTCGTCGAGTACCGCGAGTGCACGAGCGCCAGCTTGGACGCGAAGCGTTCGTCGGACAGGTCGGGGTAGAACGGCTCGAGCTGCAGCGTCGTGACCATGCCCTTGTAGACGAGCGTGCGCGCCGACAGCGAGGCGAAGTAGGTGTTGAGCTCGCGCTCTGCGCGCTTGCGCAGGCGGAACGAGAGACGGTCGACCTGGATGCCGGTGCGCGGCGTTCCGTCGGCGGCGGCGTGCGTCGCCGCGACGTACAGCTGCTCGATCGCGGGCATGGCGCCGCGCGCGAGGGTGCCGATCTCATCAGGGCGGGTGGGCACCTCGCGCCACCCGAGCGCTGTGAGCTGCTCTTCGGCGGCGATCTTCTCGATCGCCGTCTTCACGGCCTCGCGCTCGGCCTCGTCGAGCGGAAGGAAGGCGTTGCCGACGGCGTACTGCCCGCCCTCGGGCAGAGGGAATCCGGCGACCGCGCGCAGGAACTCGTCGGGGATCTGCGTGATGATGCCGGCGCCGTCGCCGGTGCCCGCGTCAGAGCCGACCGCGCCGCGGTGCTCCAGGTGACGCAGGGCGTTCAGCGCGTTGTCGATGATGTCGTGGCCGGCTGTGCCGCGCAGCGTCGCCACCATGGCGAGACCGCACGCGTCCTTCTCGAAGCGCGGGTCGTACATGCCCTGCGCGGCAGGCACAGAACTGAAAGGCATAGGCGCCATTTTCAACCGTCCTCACATGAGTTGGGGAGAGTGACTATTGGGACGCCATCGGCCCTCAAGTAGTCGGGCTGAGTGGTGCGGGTGCCGTGCCGACTGTGCGTTACGAGCCGGAGCGGCTTGTGGCCTCGGCTTCCCCCTCGATGGGGTCTTTCGAGTCTACGTCATCGCTCTGGCCGCTCTCGTCGCCCTGGGCGTCGTCGCCGGGCGTCCACTCGAAGCCGCGGCGGTACACGCTCGGCTCCGCCCCGGGGTGCCGGTGGTGCTGCACGGCGATGATCACGATGCCCAGCACGACCGCGGCGAACGCCGCCCAGACGTTGCTCGCGATGCCGGCGAAGCCGAACTCGCTCGGGTCGATGCGGATCGACTCGAGCCAGCTGCGGCCGAGGCCGTACCAGATCAGGTACATGCCGAAGAAGATCCCCCAGCGCGGTTTGAACTTCCGCTCGATGGCGAGCAGCACGATGATGCCGATGACGTTCCAGATGATCTCGTACAGGAACAGCGGGTGGAACACGGTGCCGTCGGGCAGGCCGGCCGGGTACGCCTTGTTGGAGCTCGGGATCTCGAGGCCCCACGGCAGCTTCGTCGGCAGTCCGAACAGCTCGTTGTTGACGTAGTTGCCGAGGCGGCCGATCGACTGGGCGAGCAGCAGGCCGGGGACCAGCGCGTCGGCGAACGACCAGAAGCGCAGCTTGTGCTTGGGCAGCGCGCACGCAAGCCACAGGCCGACGGCGCCGCCGATCAGCGAGCCGAAGATCGCGTTGCCGCCGTCCCAGATCGCGAAGACGTTCCAGAAGTTGTCGCCCGCGGCGAAGTAGTCGTGCGGGTGCGTGACGACGTGGTACGCACGGGCGCCGATGATGCCGAGCGGCACCGTCCACAGCACGACGTCGAGCACGATGCCCGGCTCACCGCCGCGCTTCGTGAGGCGGGCGTGCGTCCACCAGGCCGCCGCGATGATGCCGGCCAGGATCAGCAGCGCATAGATGTGGATCGTGATCGGACCGATCGGGAACGACTGCCATGAGGCGGGCGGGCTCGGGATGCTCGAGACAAGCGCTTCCTGCAAGGTGATGGTGCCTTCCTTAGGGGTCGACCCGGCCGTGGTGCGGGGCCGGGAGAAGTCTAGGGCGCGACCCTATGTGATCTGTTACGCAGCGGCGTCAGCGGCGGGTGCCGGCTGCGAGGGACTCGGCGGCGGCGCGAACTCCCGCCACTCCCCCGTCGGCGAGCGACTTGACGAGCATCGAGCCGACGATCGCGCCGTCGGCGTACGACAGCACCTCGCCGACCTGCTCGCCCGTCGAGATGCCGATGCCGACGCAGACCGAGTCGGCGCCGGCATCGCGCAGGCGGCCGACGAGCACCCGTGCGGCGTCATCGACGGATGCCCGGGCGCTCGTCACCCCCATGGTCGAGACGGCGTACACGAAGCCCCGCGAGGCCGCCGTGGCCTGGCGCAAACGCTCGTCGGTCGAGGTCGGCGCGGCGAGGAACACGCGGTCGAGCCCGGTGCGCTCGCTCGTGGCGATCCAGTCGGCTGCGGAGTCCGGCGTGATGTCGGGCGTGATGAGCCCCGCGCCCCCCGCCTCGGCGAGCTGGTCGGCGAAGCGGTCGAGCCCGAACTGCACGACCGGGTTCCAGTAGGTCATGACGAGGGCGGGCGCGTCGACCTGCGCACGGATCTGCTTCACGGCTTCGAAGACGTGCGTGACCCGGAATCCGTTCGCCAGCGCCTGCTGCGTCGCCGCCTGGATGACCGTGCCGTCCATGACGGGGTCCGAGTAGGGCAGGCCGAGCTCGAGCACGTCGACGCCGGCCTCGACCAGGGCGACGGCCGCATCGATCGAGGTGCTGAGGTCGGGGAATCCGATCGGCAGGTAGCCGACGAGCGCACCCGTGCGGGTCTCGCGGGCGGCTGCGACGGCTGCGGCCACCGGCGAGGTGGTGGTGTCGGTCACTGCTGGGCCGCTCCTTCATCGAGAACGCCGAAGTAGGTGCCGGCTGTGGCCACGTCCTTGTCGCCGCGGCCGGACAGGTTGACGAGGATCAGCGCGTCGGGCCCCAGCTCCTGCCCGAGCTTGATCGCACCCGCGAGCGCGTGCGCCGACTCGATGGCCGGGATGATGCCCTCGGTGCGGCACAGTAGCCGGAACGCCTGCATCGCCTCGTCGTCGGTGATGTTGCGGTACTCAGCGCGGCCGAGGTCCTTGAGCCACGCATGCTCCGGCCCGACGCCCGGGTAGTCGAGGCCCGCAGAGATGGAGTGCGACTCGAGCGTCTGGCCGTCTTCGTCCTGCAGGACGTAGGTCTTGTTCCCGTGCAGGATGCCGGGGCGGCCCTCTTCGAGCGTCGCGCCGTGCTTCCCCGAGTCGATTCCGTAGCCGCCGGGCTCGAAGCCGTAGAGCTTCACGTCGGCGTCGTCGAGGAATGCGTGGAAGATGCCGATCGCGTTCGAGCCGCCTCCGACGCAGGCCGCGATGGCGTCGGGCAGCCGGCCGGTCAGCTCGAGCACCTGCGCGCGGGCCTCCTCGCCGATGATCTTGTGGAAGTCGCGCACCATCGTCGGGAACGGGTGCGGGCCTGCGACCGTGCCGAGCAGATAGTGCGTCGTCTCGACGTTGGCCACCCAGTCGCGGAACGCCTCGTTGATCGCGTCCTTCAGGGTGCGCGAGCCCGTCTTCACGGGCACGACCTCTGCGCCGAGCAGGCGCATGCGCGCGACGTTGAGCGCCTGGCGCTCGGTGTCGACCTCGCCCATGTAGATCGTGCACTCCATGCCGAACAGGGCCGCGGCGGTGGCGGTCGCGACGCCGTGCTGGCCCGCGCCGGTCTCGGCGATGAGGCGCGTCTTGCCCAGCAGCCGCTTCACGAGAAGCGCCTGGCCGAGCACGTTGTTGATCTTGTGCGAGCCCGTGTGGTTCAGGTCTTCGCGCTTCAGGATGATGCGCGCGCCGCCCGCGTGAGCGGCGAAGCGCGGCACCTCGGTGATGATCGACGGCCGGCCGGAGTACGTCTTGTGCAGCGCGGCGAGCTCGGCGGCGAAGCCGGGGTCCTGCTGCGAGGCGTGCCAGGCATCCGTCAGCTCGTCGAGCGCTGCGATCAGGGACTCGGGCATGAAGCGCCCGCCGAACGCGCCGAAATCAGGGCCGGCGACTTCGCGGAGTGTCATCAGTGGTTCCTAAACAGACAAGAACTTCTCGAGCGTGCGGATCGGGTCGCCGTCGGTGACGAGCGCCTCGCCGACCAGCACGACGTCGGCGCCCGCATCGCGGTAGCGCGCGACATCTTTGCGCTTGAGAACGGCGGATTCCGCGACCCGGACGACGCCGGAGGGGATGCGGTCGGCGACGCGCCCGAACAGCTCCTTGTCGAGCTCGAGAGTGGTGAGGTCGCGCGCGTTGACGCCGATGAGGCCGGCGCCGACGTCGAGCGCGCGGTCGATCTCCTCCGCAGAGTGCGTCTCGACGAGCGCGGTCATGCCGAGCTCGCGCACGAGCTCGTGCAGGCTCGCGAGCTTCTTCTGGTCGAGCGCCGCGACGATGAGCAGCACGAGGTCGGCGCCCGCGGCGCGCGCCTCGAACACCTGATACTCGGTGGCGACGAAGTCCTTCCGAAGCACCGGGATGGTGACGGCGGAGCGCACCGCCTCGAGGTCGGCGAGCGAGCCCTTGAACTTGCGCTCCTCGGTGAGCACCGAGATCGCGCTCGCGCCACCGGTCTGGTACGTCACGGCGAGCTGCGCGGGGTCGGGGATCTCGGAGAGGTGGCCGCGCGACGGGCTCGCGCGCTTGACCTCGGCGATGATCTTGATCTGCTCTGCCGGCTGCAGCAGCTCGAGCGCGTCGAGGGCAGGCTTCTGCTTCAGCGCGGCCTTCTCGACGGCGGCCTTCGGGCGCTTCGCTTTCCGGGCGTTCGCGTCGGCGACCGACCCGGCGGTCAGCTCGGCGAGATGGGACACTAGTGGCCCTTGGGCTGGTATTTCTCCCCGCCCACGCCGTAGCCGGCCCGCTTCAGGATCCAGCCGACGATCAGGCCGACGACCACGAGGCCGCCGCCGACGATGGCGACCAACCACGGCTGGTCGAACCAGAAGAACAGGGTGCCGAGGGTGAACCCGAGCAGCATGATGATCACCGCCGTCCACGCAGCCGGCGAGTGGCCTTCGCCGAGTTCCTCGTGTTCGGGGGCGTTCGTGGTGCCGCTCATGTCTCTCCTGGTCTCGAACTACTGGCTGAGAGTCTACCGGGCCGCCACCGCGCGAACCGCCCTACGGCGAGCGCGATCAGCCATGCCGCCGCGAACACGCCCGCGAGCGCATATCCGGCATAGTCGAGATCGATGCGGGCGACCGCCGCGAGGGGCGCCGCGGTGATCACGTGGCCGTCCACGAGCACTCCGAGCAGCTCGATGCTTCCGATCAGCAGCGCGGTCGCGACGGAGATCGACGTGACCGTGAGGTTGTACACGATCTTGCGCACCGGCTTGGCGGCGGTCCAGCCGTACGCCCCCATCATCAGCATCCCGTCCGCCGTGTCCATGAGGCACATGCCTGCGGCGAAGAGAGTCGGGAGCACGAGGATCGCGTATGACGGAACCGCGAAGGTCGCCGCGCCTCCGGCGAGGACGAGGAGCCCGACCTCCGTCGCGGTGTCGAAGCCGAGACCGAAGAGCACGCCGACCGGATAGATCTGCCACGGCTTCGCCGCCCGCCGGGTGAGACCGCCGAGGATTCGGTTGAGGAGTCCCCGCGACGCGAGCCGCCTGTCGAACTCGGCGTCGTCGAACGTCCCCGCGCGCAGCTTGCGGAGGGCGCGGACGATGCCGATGAGTACCGCCAGGTTGAGGGCTCCCAGCAGCCAGAGGAATCCGCCGGAGACGGACGGCCCGATCACATCGGCCATGGCGTGCAGCCTCGAACCGCCGTCCTCCAGGGGGCCGACGATCGACTTCACCCCGACCGCGAGGAGCAGCGCCAGCGCGAACACGACGGTCGAGTGGCCGAGGGAGAACCAGAACCCCACCGAGAGCGGTCTCTGGCCGTCTGCGAGCAGCTTGCGGGTCGTGTTGTCGATGGCGGCGATGTGATCGACGTCGAAGGCATGCCTGAGCCCGAAGCTGTAGGCCAGCACGCCGACTCCGACGGTGAACGCCTGATGAGCGTCGCCGAGCCGGTAGTGCTCCGGTGCGACGGCGATGATGAGCAAGCCGAAGCCGATCACATGCAGAAGGACGACGAGACCGGCCATGCGGCCGACTCTGCGCCGTTCGGCACCGGTGAGGGAGCGCCAGAACTTCATCGCGAGACCAGGCCGGCGCCTAGAGGCCGGGCACGGGGACGACGTAGGGGAACTGGGCCGCACGCAGATGCTCGGAGACCGAGGCCTTGAGCCCCGAGGCGACGGCGGTGCCGGTGACGAGGCTGAGCATCGCCTCAGGGGCGTTGTCCGCCATGGACCGGCCGTTGCGTCCGGCGAAGCCGTATCCGGCGGGCGTGCCGACGACGTAGCGCATGACGTCGGGCAGCAGGATGTGCGCGACGGCGCGGCCGTAGGCGTCAGGGTCGCCGGCGGTCCCGGACGCGGCGACGGTCTGGGAGATCAGGCCGGCCAGCTCCTCTCCGTCCTGCTCGAAATCCACCGAGGGATGACGGCTGTTGGCCGGATGGGTGAACTGGATGTCGTCCGGCCAGAAGATCGGCCACAGCATCGGGTGCCCGAAGCGATTGATCTGGTGCCAGCCGTCGCCCTCGTCGATCTTCGTCGAGCACCACACGGCGATCTCGGTGCCCGGCTGAAGTGGAGCCGAGATGTTCGGCACTTCGAGCACGATGGTGTCGACCGTGGTGTTCGCGAAGCTGTTGGTCGCGGCGTCGGGATGCCACGTCGACAGGTCGAGCGCGGTCCCGCTGCGTACGGCGCCGTTGACCAGCCCGAGCAGCGAGAGGTCGATGTAGAACGAGTCCGCGCTGCGTCCGGCCCACACTCTGAGACCGTTCGCCTCAGCGAGCTGCCCTGTGCGCCCTGTGACCGCCACAGCTCCTGTGGCCTCGTCGCTGGCGGCGTCGTCGTCGGTGAGCACGCTCAGCTCGAAGTCCTGCGCACCGTCTTCCGCCGCCTGGCCGAATACGAAGCGGTACGCGAGCGACTCGTGGGGCGCGTCCGCGAGATGGATCTTGAACTCGTAGCGCGTCTCCGGAAGGAACGACGGCTCCGCCCGCTCCTGAGTGACATTGGAGTTGACGTTCATGATGAAGACCGTGCTGTCGCGGCCGGGGAACACGTACATGTCGTCGATGTAGAGCTGCCCGATCGTGCCGGCGCGGGCTGCGGCGAGGTGGTGGGACATTTCGGCTCCTTCTTCCGTGGAGGTGGATGTCCTCACGGTCGCGCAGCCCGAGCGGCCCGAGCCAGCGTCAAATGACGTCTCTGGGCGCATTACGTGATTCGACTCACGGCGGTAGCCTCCTGCCAGAACACTGCGCGCTCGCACGCGGCGGTGGAGGTGTTGCGCATGGTCCTCGTCGGCAGGGACGCCGAGCTGGCGTTCGTATTCGACCTGCTCA
Proteins encoded in this window:
- a CDS encoding DUF4331 family protein; the encoded protein is MSHHLAAARAGTIGQLYIDDMYVFPGRDSTVFIMNVNSNVTQERAEPSFLPETRYEFKIHLADAPHESLAYRFVFGQAAEDGAQDFELSVLTDDDAASDEATGAVAVTGRTGQLAEANGLRVWAGRSADSFYIDLSLLGLVNGAVRSGTALDLSTWHPDAATNSFANTTVDTIVLEVPNISAPLQPGTEIAVWCSTKIDEGDGWHQINRFGHPMLWPIFWPDDIQFTHPANSRHPSVDFEQDGEELAGLISQTVAASGTAGDPDAYGRAVAHILLPDVMRYVVGTPAGYGFAGRNGRSMADNAPEAMLSLVTGTAVASGLKASVSEHLRAAQFPYVVPVPGL
- the trpC gene encoding indole-3-glycerol phosphate synthase TrpC, with the translated sequence MSHLAELTAGSVADANARKAKRPKAAVEKAALKQKPALDALELLQPAEQIKIIAEVKRASPSRGHLSEIPDPAQLAVTYQTGGASAISVLTEERKFKGSLADLEAVRSAVTIPVLRKDFVATEYQVFEARAAGADLVLLIVAALDQKKLASLHELVRELGMTALVETHSAEEIDRALDVGAGLIGVNARDLTTLELDKELFGRVADRIPSGVVRVAESAVLKRKDVARYRDAGADVVLVGEALVTDGDPIRTLEKFLSV
- the trpB gene encoding tryptophan synthase subunit beta encodes the protein MTLREVAGPDFGAFGGRFMPESLIAALDELTDAWHASQQDPGFAAELAALHKTYSGRPSIITEVPRFAAHAGGARIILKREDLNHTGSHKINNVLGQALLVKRLLGKTRLIAETGAGQHGVATATAAALFGMECTIYMGEVDTERQALNVARMRLLGAEVVPVKTGSRTLKDAINEAFRDWVANVETTHYLLGTVAGPHPFPTMVRDFHKIIGEEARAQVLELTGRLPDAIAACVGGGSNAIGIFHAFLDDADVKLYGFEPGGYGIDSGKHGATLEEGRPGILHGNKTYVLQDEDGQTLESHSISAGLDYPGVGPEHAWLKDLGRAEYRNITDDEAMQAFRLLCRTEGIIPAIESAHALAGAIKLGQELGPDALILVNLSGRGDKDVATAGTYFGVLDEGAAQQ
- a CDS encoding HoxN/HupN/NixA family nickel/cobalt transporter; translation: MAGLVVLLHVIGFGLLIIAVAPEHYRLGDAHQAFTVGVGVLAYSFGLRHAFDVDHIAAIDNTTRKLLADGQRPLSVGFWFSLGHSTVVFALALLLAVGVKSIVGPLEDGGSRLHAMADVIGPSVSGGFLWLLGALNLAVLIGIVRALRKLRAGTFDDAEFDRRLASRGLLNRILGGLTRRAAKPWQIYPVGVLFGLGFDTATEVGLLVLAGGAATFAVPSYAILVLPTLFAAGMCLMDTADGMLMMGAYGWTAAKPVRKIVYNLTVTSISVATALLIGSIELLGVLVDGHVITAAPLAAVARIDLDYAGYALAGVFAAAWLIALAVGRFARWRPGRLSASSSRPGET
- the trpA gene encoding tryptophan synthase subunit alpha, with protein sequence MTDTTTSPVAAAVAAARETRTGALVGYLPIGFPDLSTSIDAAVALVEAGVDVLELGLPYSDPVMDGTVIQAATQQALANGFRVTHVFEAVKQIRAQVDAPALVMTYWNPVVQFGLDRFADQLAEAGGAGLITPDITPDSAADWIATSERTGLDRVFLAAPTSTDERLRQATAASRGFVYAVSTMGVTSARASVDDAARVLVGRLRDAGADSVCVGIGISTGEQVGEVLSYADGAIVGSMLVKSLADGGVAGVRAAAESLAAGTRR
- a CDS encoding HGxxPAAW family protein, with the protein product MSGTTNAPEHEELGEGHSPAAWTAVIIMLLGFTLGTLFFWFDQPWLVAIVGGGLVVVGLIVGWILKRAGYGVGGEKYQPKGH